A single Marinitoga aeolica DNA region contains:
- the nusB gene encoding transcription antitermination factor NusB, which translates to MISKRRKIREVVLESIFQLDFNNNVTYEEILSLLRDLLENKKVPQSLIEEAEIYIEDIFNNKDDYDNLIKNYLLNWEFDRVANIEKSILRLAIFELKNRNDIPPKVILDEAVELAKKYANKKSAKFINGILDRLAKEEFKRL; encoded by the coding sequence TTGATTTCAAAAAGAAGAAAAATTAGAGAAGTTGTTCTAGAATCTATATTCCAATTGGATTTCAATAATAATGTAACATATGAAGAAATATTAAGTTTATTGAGGGACCTTTTAGAAAATAAAAAGGTCCCTCAAAGCCTTATTGAGGAAGCAGAAATATATATAGAAGATATTTTTAATAATAAAGATGATTATGACAATTTAATAAAAAATTATTTATTAAATTGGGAATTTGATAGAGTAGCAAATATTGAAAAATCTATTTTAAGATTAGCTATTTTTGAATTAAAAAACAGAAACGACATACCGCCAAAAGTAATATTGGATGAAGCGGTTGAGTTAGCCAAAAAATATGCAAATAAGAAAAGTGCAAAATTTATAAATGGAATATTAGATAGACTAGCTAAAGAGGAATTTAAAAGATTATAG
- a CDS encoding Asp23/Gls24 family envelope stress response protein produces the protein MAINENNQFGELSFSDSALKELAMKSYQLFFKENVPEFELNDKDIAKMIKIVENDDETISVYIKTKAKYGTSIIQFAKDLQEFLKSEVEKMTEVPVRNIDIVLDGLIVSQAEENIEELEKIPEIEEKNTDVEEKKEDEFYDEDNGSVEN, from the coding sequence ATGGCCATTAATGAAAATAATCAATTTGGAGAACTCTCTTTTAGCGATAGTGCTTTAAAAGAATTGGCCATGAAATCTTATCAATTATTTTTTAAAGAAAATGTACCTGAATTTGAATTAAACGATAAAGATATCGCTAAAATGATAAAGATAGTTGAAAATGATGATGAAACCATTTCTGTTTATATTAAAACAAAGGCAAAATACGGCACAAGTATAATACAATTCGCAAAAGATTTACAGGAATTTTTAAAATCCGAAGTTGAAAAAATGACAGAAGTACCTGTAAGAAATATAGATATAGTTTTAGATGGATTAATTGTATCTCAAGCAGAAGAAAACATTGAAGAATTAGAAAAAATACCTGAAATTGAGGAAAAAAATACAGATGTAGAAGAGAAAAAAGAAGACGAATTTTATGATGAAGATAATGGGAGTGTTGAAAATTGA
- the efp gene encoding elongation factor P: MVVVGDLKKGMIIVVDGELYRVLGMQKHFTGRGSGIIKTKLKNIKTGYVIDKNFNSGEKVEEAALDYRPAEYLYHDGDNYVFMDLSTYEQYLLSEDDVSDAKDFLIDNLEVTLTFYEEKPVGIVLPTVVVLEVTETEPNFKGDTASGGGKPAILETGLKTTVPFFVEVGQKVKIDTRTGEYIERA; encoded by the coding sequence ATGGTGGTAGTTGGAGATTTAAAAAAAGGTATGATTATTGTGGTAGATGGTGAATTATATAGAGTATTAGGAATGCAGAAACATTTTACAGGTAGAGGTAGTGGTATTATTAAAACAAAATTAAAAAATATAAAAACTGGTTATGTTATTGATAAAAATTTCAATTCAGGCGAAAAGGTTGAAGAAGCAGCTTTAGATTATAGACCTGCTGAATATTTATATCACGATGGAGATAATTATGTATTTATGGATCTAAGTACTTATGAACAATATTTATTATCTGAAGATGATGTTTCAGATGCTAAAGATTTCTTAATTGATAATCTAGAAGTTACATTAACCTTTTATGAAGAAAAACCAGTTGGAATTGTTTTACCTACGGTTGTTGTTTTAGAAGTCACTGAAACAGAACCCAATTTCAAGGGAGATACTGCTTCAGGTGGTGGAAAACCTGCAATTTTAGAAACAGGGTTAAAAACAACTGTACCATTCTTTGTTGAAGTAGGGCAAAAAGTAAAAATTGACACAAGAACAGGGGAGTATATTGAAAGAGCCTGA
- a CDS encoding M24 family metallopeptidase — MFKNRINKLREKMESKNLNAYLIINIENSSKPSSYYLTGFTGSFSIICITQNDVKFMTDGRYIEQAQKQTGVKPIIFKNKLSEELKNLLNNLPEGSKIGFESNTVSSNIYLKVLKTFENYEFIPAEDLVIEMRRTKSEDEVKFIKEAAIIAEKALQETLDTFIVGMTEKEFAAKLEYNMKLFGADNYAFETIVASGFRGALPHGIASNKKIENGELVVIDFGAYANGYNSDITRTIAVGKISEKQKEIYNLVLKAQTAAIKSAKPGMRYSDLDKVARDIISENGYGEFFNHSLGHGVGLEVHESPRVSKASDIISKPGDIITIEPGIYLPGELGVRIEDDILITEDGCEVLTSFDKNLIIL, encoded by the coding sequence GTGTTCAAAAATAGAATTAATAAATTAAGAGAAAAAATGGAATCAAAAAATTTAAATGCTTATTTAATAATTAACATCGAAAATTCATCAAAACCTTCTTCTTATTATTTAACAGGATTTACTGGGTCATTTTCTATTATATGTATTACACAAAATGATGTTAAATTTATGACAGACGGAAGATATATCGAACAAGCTCAAAAACAAACTGGAGTAAAACCTATTATTTTCAAAAATAAATTATCTGAAGAATTAAAAAATTTATTAAATAATTTACCAGAAGGTTCAAAAATAGGTTTTGAATCAAACACGGTATCTTCAAACATTTATTTAAAAGTATTGAAAACTTTCGAAAATTATGAATTTATACCTGCGGAAGATTTAGTTATTGAAATGCGAAGAACAAAGTCAGAAGATGAAGTTAAATTTATTAAAGAAGCTGCAATAATTGCTGAAAAAGCTTTACAGGAAACACTTGATACATTTATTGTTGGGATGACAGAAAAGGAATTTGCTGCTAAATTAGAATATAATATGAAATTATTTGGTGCAGATAATTATGCGTTTGAAACAATAGTCGCTTCTGGTTTTCGTGGGGCATTACCACATGGTATAGCTTCTAATAAAAAGATTGAAAACGGAGAACTAGTTGTTATCGATTTTGGAGCATATGCAAATGGATATAATTCTGATATTACCAGAACAATTGCTGTAGGTAAAATCAGTGAAAAACAAAAAGAAATATATAATTTAGTATTAAAAGCACAAACAGCAGCTATTAAATCAGCAAAACCTGGAATGAGATATTCTGATCTGGATAAAGTTGCAAGAGACATAATTTCAGAAAATGGCTATGGAGAGTTTTTTAATCATAGTTTAGGACATGGTGTTGGCTTAGAAGTACATGAATCGCCAAGAGTTTCAAAGGCTTCTGATATAATTTCAAAGCCTGGTGATATAATTACAATAGAACCTGGAATTTATTTACCTGGTGAATTGGGAGTTAGAATAGAAGATGATATATTAATTACAGAAGATGGGTGTGAAGTTTTAACATCATTTGATAAAAATTTAATTATTTTATAA
- the mutS gene encoding DNA mismatch repair protein MutS codes for MIRQYLEIKNEYKDCILLFRLGDFYETFFEDAKITSEALQITLTQRNGHPMAGIPHHALDNYLKKLLEQGFKVAICDQVEDPSTAKGIVKREVTKILTPGTIVEENMIDENNRYSLLIYLIDNNNYVFVIFDFSTGELYVDSFNLSENEILDFISSYSFVQILLSSNLKTLKNKIKNIYPALYVEELDEWYFNNNFEDILKESYEILNIDVLNLSNNELLALGAVFKYLEITQKQKITHFSFPKHFKSSNNMILDSTTILNLGLLPNKENKGKTLYDILKFTKTSMGARTLQQWISKPLIKKEDIEKRLELVEIFRNDPLIMEELKEYLSSIRDIERISSRISLLRATPRDLTALKNTLDVLPYINELLNILGLDLLNELHELKQLLNNAIADEPSNQVGSGKVIKKGYNNELDQYKKIFENSSEFLKEIESNEKQRTGINNLKVARNKIYGFYIEVTKANIDKVPPHYIRKQTLVNSERFITEELRNLEEKYSIAEKKIDELEKKLFNNLILKLQKYVKELKILSSNISKIDILRGFAEASIKNNYVKPEFDNDNFIIINGRHPVVEQFTDLFTPNNIKLDRNKRFVILTGPNMSGKSTYLRQIGIISIMAQIGSYVPAEYAKLPILKNIFTRIGAKDDVVSGKSTFLVEMAEVSTILNNANEDSLILLDEVGRGTGTIDGISVAWATSEYIYQILKSYTIFATHYMELTMLNDFYEGIINKRVKVLETESGIIFLHKIEDGISDKSYGIEVAKLAGIPNEVVVRAKEVMEEISNKTEFENKLKSMKKIKQRKFNKNKNQLKLF; via the coding sequence ATGATAAGACAATATTTAGAAATAAAAAATGAATATAAAGACTGTATTTTATTATTTAGACTAGGTGATTTTTATGAAACTTTTTTTGAAGATGCAAAAATTACAAGTGAAGCACTTCAAATTACTTTAACTCAAAGAAATGGACATCCTATGGCTGGAATTCCTCATCATGCACTAGATAACTATTTGAAAAAACTTTTAGAACAGGGGTTTAAGGTTGCTATTTGTGATCAAGTGGAAGATCCTTCAACTGCAAAGGGAATTGTTAAAAGAGAGGTTACAAAAATACTTACTCCAGGGACAATTGTTGAGGAAAATATGATAGATGAAAATAATAGATATTCATTATTAATTTATTTAATTGATAATAATAATTATGTGTTTGTAATATTTGATTTTAGTACCGGAGAGTTATATGTAGATTCTTTTAATCTTTCAGAAAATGAAATTTTAGATTTTATATCTTCTTATTCTTTCGTTCAGATATTATTGTCTAGTAACTTAAAAACATTAAAAAATAAAATAAAAAATATATATCCAGCTTTATATGTTGAAGAATTAGATGAATGGTATTTTAACAATAATTTTGAAGATATTTTAAAGGAAAGTTATGAAATTTTAAATATCGACGTATTAAATTTAAGCAACAATGAATTATTAGCATTAGGAGCTGTTTTTAAATATTTAGAAATTACACAAAAACAAAAAATAACCCATTTTTCTTTCCCAAAACATTTTAAAAGTTCAAACAATATGATTTTAGATTCTACTACTATATTAAATTTGGGGTTACTTCCAAATAAAGAAAATAAAGGAAAAACTTTATATGATATTTTAAAGTTTACCAAAACATCAATGGGGGCAAGAACATTACAACAATGGATTTCTAAACCATTAATAAAAAAGGAAGATATTGAAAAAAGATTAGAACTTGTAGAAATATTTAGAAATGATCCATTAATTATGGAAGAATTAAAAGAATATCTAAGTTCTATTCGAGACATAGAAAGAATATCTTCAAGAATATCTCTTTTAAGAGCTACTCCAAGAGATTTAACAGCATTAAAAAATACTTTAGATGTATTGCCATATATAAATGAATTATTAAATATTTTGGGTCTTGATTTATTAAACGAATTACATGAATTAAAACAATTACTTAATAATGCTATTGCAGATGAGCCATCAAATCAAGTTGGAAGTGGAAAAGTTATCAAAAAAGGATACAATAATGAATTAGATCAATATAAAAAAATTTTTGAAAATTCTTCTGAATTTTTAAAAGAAATAGAATCAAATGAAAAACAAAGAACCGGTATTAACAATTTAAAAGTAGCCAGAAATAAAATATATGGTTTTTATATAGAAGTTACAAAAGCTAATATAGATAAAGTTCCGCCACACTATATTCGAAAACAAACACTTGTAAATTCTGAGCGTTTTATAACTGAAGAATTAAGAAATTTAGAGGAAAAATATTCTATTGCAGAAAAAAAGATCGATGAATTAGAAAAAAAACTTTTTAATAACTTAATTTTAAAATTACAAAAATACGTAAAAGAACTTAAGATTTTGTCTTCTAATATCTCAAAAATAGATATTTTAAGGGGCTTTGCAGAGGCTTCAATAAAAAATAATTATGTAAAGCCGGAATTTGATAATGATAATTTCATTATTATAAATGGTCGCCATCCTGTGGTGGAGCAATTTACTGATTTATTTACACCTAATAATATAAAACTTGATAGAAATAAAAGGTTTGTAATTTTAACCGGACCTAATATGAGTGGAAAATCCACATACTTAAGACAAATTGGTATTATTTCTATAATGGCTCAAATTGGTTCTTATGTCCCAGCTGAATATGCAAAATTACCTATATTAAAAAATATTTTTACTCGAATTGGCGCTAAAGATGATGTTGTTAGTGGAAAGTCTACCTTCCTTGTTGAGATGGCTGAAGTATCTACTATATTAAATAATGCCAACGAGGATAGTTTAATCCTTCTAGATGAAGTTGGAAGAGGGACAGGAACAATCGATGGAATCAGTGTTGCATGGGCTACATCTGAATATATTTATCAAATTTTAAAATCATATACTATATTTGCAACACATTATATGGAATTAACAATGTTAAATGATTTTTATGAGGGAATTATTAATAAAAGAGTAAAAGTTTTAGAAACTGAATCTGGTATAATATTTCTACATAAAATTGAAGATGGAATTAGTGATAAAAGTTATGGAATTGAGGTTGCAAAACTCGCAGGAATTCCAAATGAAGTTGTTGTAAGAGCTAAGGAAGTCATGGAAGAAATATCTAATAAAACAGAATTTGAAAATAAGTTAAAAAGCATGAAGAAAATTAAGCAAAGGAAGTTTAACAAGAACAAAAATCAATTAAAACTTTTTTAA
- the clpP gene encoding ATP-dependent Clp endopeptidase proteolytic subunit ClpP, protein MSMPIPVVVESTGRYERAYDIYSRLLKDRIIFLGSEVNDYISNLVVAQLLFLEAQDPEKDIYLYINSPGGSVTAGLAMYDTMQYIKPDVATICIGQAASMGAVLLAAGAKGKRFALPNSRIMIHQPWGGAQGTAKDVEIQVQELLRIKKMLNKILSDHTGQELKTIEKDTDRDYFMSAEEALEYGLIDKVIKSRKEIK, encoded by the coding sequence ATGAGCATGCCTATTCCAGTAGTTGTTGAATCAACAGGTAGATACGAAAGAGCATATGATATATATTCCAGATTATTAAAAGACAGAATTATTTTTTTAGGTTCAGAAGTTAATGATTATATATCCAATTTAGTTGTTGCGCAATTACTTTTTTTAGAGGCTCAAGATCCTGAAAAAGATATTTATTTATATATAAATAGTCCCGGAGGCTCTGTCACAGCTGGTTTAGCAATGTATGATACAATGCAATATATAAAACCTGATGTTGCAACAATATGTATAGGTCAAGCTGCTTCAATGGGCGCCGTCTTATTAGCTGCAGGTGCTAAAGGAAAGAGATTTGCTTTGCCTAATTCAAGAATAATGATTCATCAACCCTGGGGTGGCGCCCAAGGTACTGCAAAAGATGTGGAAATTCAAGTTCAGGAATTATTAAGAATCAAAAAAATGTTAAATAAGATATTAAGCGATCATACAGGACAAGAATTAAAAACCATTGAGAAAGATACAGATAGAGACTATTTCATGTCAGCTGAAGAAGCTCTTGAATATGGATTAATTGATAAAGTAATTAAAAGTAGAAAAGAAATAAAATAA
- a CDS encoding DUF370 domain-containing protein codes for MAIINVTKNSFLIAERIHSIIPEKFAHYKRLKKEHQNTTSLVDLTYGKSVRSIIFTDSGHMFLLALPVEKIFEKIRKVNEQ; via the coding sequence ATGGCTATCATAAATGTAACAAAAAACTCTTTCTTAATTGCGGAAAGAATACATTCTATTATACCAGAAAAATTTGCACATTATAAGAGGCTAAAAAAAGAACATCAAAATACAACCAGTTTGGTTGATTTAACCTATGGCAAAAGTGTAAGATCAATAATTTTTACAGATAGTGGCCATATGTTTTTATTGGCTCTCCCAGTAGAAAAAATATTTGAAAAAATAAGGAAGGTGAATGAACAATGA
- the obgE gene encoding GTPase ObgE → MSENIFIDEAIITVFGGKGGDGVVSFRREKFVPKGGPDGGDGGDGGNVIIVSSIEKNTLTDFRYKKKFRAENGKNGQGKKMHGKNGENLIIKVPVGTLVYDYETNELIADLKYPNQYVVVARGGKGGRGNIHFVNSKVQAPTIAEKGVEGETRILKLELKVLADVGIIGFPNVGKSTLISVISNAKPKIANYHFTTLIPNLGVVNMGDGNSFVVADIPGLVPGAHEGVGLGDRFLKHVERCYCLVHIVDISESEGRKAEDDYYVIREELEKFSPELAKKLEIIAANKADLLDEEELNKRILNLEKKLNKKIIPISAATKMNINKLLNEVWENIRNMRIDRQKEILMSLKNAPEKIKLNVKPVDIEVPKKVRFEIIKWDEGIYEITGRDVEILLKKYPIDQKDARIKILEILEKSGLEKTLKNLGVKEGDTVYLGNFAFEYME, encoded by the coding sequence ATGAGTGAAAATATATTTATTGATGAAGCGATTATTACTGTATTCGGAGGGAAAGGCGGAGATGGTGTAGTAAGTTTTAGGCGTGAAAAATTCGTTCCTAAAGGTGGACCAGATGGTGGAGATGGTGGAGATGGTGGAAATGTTATAATTGTATCTTCTATTGAAAAGAATACACTAACTGATTTTAGATACAAAAAAAAGTTTAGAGCAGAAAATGGTAAAAATGGTCAGGGGAAAAAAATGCATGGCAAAAATGGTGAAAATTTAATAATTAAAGTTCCAGTGGGAACGTTAGTTTATGATTATGAAACAAATGAGTTAATTGCAGATTTGAAATATCCAAATCAATATGTTGTAGTTGCAAGAGGTGGAAAAGGTGGAAGAGGTAATATACATTTTGTAAATTCAAAAGTTCAAGCACCAACAATTGCTGAAAAAGGTGTTGAAGGTGAAACAAGAATTTTAAAACTAGAGTTAAAAGTATTAGCAGATGTTGGGATTATAGGTTTCCCAAACGTAGGGAAGTCTACTCTAATATCTGTAATATCTAATGCAAAACCTAAAATTGCAAATTATCATTTTACAACATTAATACCAAATTTAGGTGTTGTTAATATGGGGGATGGGAATTCATTTGTAGTTGCAGATATTCCTGGTTTAGTTCCTGGAGCTCATGAGGGCGTAGGTCTTGGAGATAGGTTTTTAAAACATGTTGAAAGATGCTATTGTTTAGTTCATATAGTAGATATTTCAGAGAGCGAAGGTAGAAAAGCGGAAGATGATTATTATGTAATTAGAGAGGAATTAGAAAAATTTTCTCCGGAATTAGCTAAAAAATTAGAAATAATTGCAGCGAATAAAGCAGACTTATTAGATGAAGAGGAATTAAATAAGAGAATATTGAATTTAGAAAAAAAGTTAAATAAAAAAATAATTCCTATTTCCGCTGCTACTAAAATGAATATAAATAAGTTACTCAATGAAGTATGGGAGAATATTAGAAATATGAGAATAGATAGACAAAAAGAAATATTAATGTCTCTGAAAAATGCACCTGAAAAAATTAAATTGAATGTTAAACCTGTTGATATAGAAGTACCTAAAAAAGTTAGATTTGAAATTATAAAATGGGATGAAGGAATTTATGAAATAACGGGCAGAGATGTTGAAATTTTATTAAAAAAATATCCAATCGATCAAAAAGATGCAAGAATTAAGATTTTAGAAATTCTTGAAAAAAGTGGGTTAGAAAAAACATTAAAAAATCTTGGGGTAAAAGAAGGAGATACGGTTTATTTGGGAAACTTCGCATTTGAATATATGGAGTGA
- the nadD gene encoding nicotinate (nicotinamide) nucleotide adenylyltransferase, which translates to MIVLYGGSFNPPHIGHRIIAEYAYDYLKPNKFLIIPAVIPPHKLEEKNIANFELRKKWCEITFPKERFTVSDIENDLPKPSYTYQTVLKLKELYNDDIYLLIGEDSLINFHTWYKWEQLIDEVTLVVYKRYSERLKFENYNLPHIFLDSPLIEISSTDIRNRVKKGLSIYGMVSDDIVEEIKNTYR; encoded by the coding sequence ATGATAGTATTGTATGGAGGATCTTTTAATCCACCTCATATTGGGCATAGGATAATAGCAGAATATGCATATGATTATTTAAAACCTAATAAATTTTTAATAATTCCAGCAGTGATTCCACCTCATAAATTAGAAGAAAAAAATATTGCAAATTTTGAATTACGAAAAAAATGGTGTGAAATTACTTTTCCAAAAGAGAGATTTACAGTTTCTGATATAGAGAATGATTTACCTAAACCATCATATACTTATCAAACAGTATTGAAATTAAAAGAACTATATAATGATGATATATATCTATTAATAGGAGAAGATTCTTTGATTAATTTTCATACATGGTATAAATGGGAACAATTAATAGATGAAGTAACGTTAGTTGTCTATAAAAGATATTCAGAAAGATTAAAATTTGAAAATTATAATTTACCACATATATTTTTGGATTCCCCTTTAATTGAAATTTCATCTACGGACATTAGAAATAGAGTAAAAAAAGGATTAAGTATATATGGAATGGTTTCAGATGATATAGTCGAAGAAATAAAAAATACCTATAGGTAA
- a CDS encoding HD domain-containing protein, whose amino-acid sequence MVDIEEKIFEFLNNIELDITHDLGHIKRVTYNARKIAEKEGGNIEIITYSALLHDISKKDEVDGIIKDHALEGAHRAEEFLNKYNYKNSSDVAFCIASHKLKRTDILEANILIDADKLDLLGYTGLARILMNKKRTSLEEHLEYIKNKIFKIPESMNTETGKKIALEKIKIIEEYYNGIKDEIKNTYR is encoded by the coding sequence ATGGTAGATATAGAAGAAAAAATATTCGAATTTTTAAATAATATTGAACTTGATATAACTCATGATTTAGGTCATATTAAAAGAGTTACATATAATGCTAGGAAAATTGCAGAAAAAGAAGGAGGAAACATTGAAATAATTACCTATTCAGCTCTTTTACATGATATATCTAAAAAAGATGAAGTAGATGGAATAATAAAAGACCATGCATTAGAAGGAGCGCACAGAGCAGAAGAGTTTTTAAATAAATATAATTATAAAAATTCTTCAGATGTTGCATTTTGTATTGCAAGTCATAAATTAAAAAGGACTGATATTTTAGAAGCTAATATTTTAATAGATGCTGATAAATTAGATTTATTAGGATATACTGGATTAGCAAGAATATTAATGAATAAAAAAAGAACATCTTTGGAAGAACATTTAGAATATATAAAAAATAAAATTTTTAAAATTCCTGAAAGCATGAATACTGAAACTGGGAAAAAAATTGCACTTGAAAAAATAAAAATTATAGAAGAATATTATAACGGAATAAAAGACGAAATAAAAAATACCTATAGGTGA
- a CDS encoding TIGR00266 family protein: MADIIDYKIIGDDMQLVEIELDPGEGVRAEAGAMMYMEDGIEMQTTTGGGFFKGLKRMFVGESFFITNFINSGSGKKHVAFGAPYPGKVIPIDLIKFGGEFICQKDSYLCSAAGIDIEIAFTKKIGAGLFGGEGFILERLIGDGLAFVHAGGMIIEKNLLPGESLRVDTGCVVGFSNTIDYDIQFVGGFKNALFGGEGIFLTRLTGPGTVYLQSLPFSRLADRIYSAARFKNQGETKGIDGIGGSLLGGLFGGDNKW, encoded by the coding sequence ATGGCCGATATTATTGATTACAAAATAATAGGTGATGACATGCAATTAGTGGAGATAGAATTAGATCCTGGGGAAGGTGTTCGTGCTGAAGCAGGAGCGATGATGTATATGGAAGATGGAATAGAAATGCAAACAACAACTGGTGGTGGTTTTTTCAAAGGTTTAAAGCGAATGTTTGTAGGAGAAAGCTTTTTCATAACAAATTTTATTAATAGTGGCTCTGGGAAAAAACACGTTGCATTTGGCGCACCATATCCTGGTAAAGTAATTCCTATTGATTTAATCAAATTTGGTGGGGAATTTATATGTCAAAAAGATAGTTATTTGTGTTCAGCAGCAGGAATAGATATTGAGATTGCCTTTACTAAAAAAATTGGTGCTGGATTATTTGGTGGTGAAGGATTTATTTTAGAAAGATTAATCGGTGATGGTTTAGCTTTTGTCCATGCTGGAGGTATGATTATTGAAAAAAACTTACTTCCTGGAGAATCATTACGCGTAGATACTGGCTGTGTTGTCGGTTTTTCAAACACAATAGATTATGATATTCAGTTTGTAGGAGGTTTTAAAAACGCCTTATTTGGAGGAGAAGGTATTTTTTTAACTAGATTAACTGGTCCTGGTACAGTATATTTACAAAGTTTACCATTCTCTAGACTTGCTGATAGGATTTATTCGGCTGCACGATTTAAAAATCAAGGTGAAACTAAAGGAATAGATGGTATAGGCGGCAGTTTATTGGGAGGATTATTCGGAGGAGATAATAAATGGTAG
- a CDS encoding 4Fe-4S binding protein encodes MKKMSSLQKLRLFVQIAFVIFVIYVSVGHYLVENNPELNLFGVASLHTLCPYGGVVNLYTFFSTGDYVSKLHQSVFIMLFALLGLLLFSGASFCGWICPLGSVQEWFGKLGKTIFKKKYNKVPVKLDKILSYLKYIVLAIIIIQTARTSKLIFEPYDPYYNLFNIWTDEIAITGYISVLLTLGLSLFVERPFCRYACPLGAINGLFNSFSIFNIKRKKETCIDCGLCDKACPVGIVVSNKNALNSPQCIRCMKCVEACPVNDSEKLTLQVRPILSKPEKSKKILNKWTYSFIVLFIFLGVILFANVTGNFITERIKTYEDINDIRGSSTIQEIIDHYPISKEELYKSFGIPRTIITTAKLKDLSEMMGLDEELEIVSPESIRTFMGYIDKPILEFVNYLGKDINEIEELKSIDGIENMTVRDIIKKTKPGFIAYLISGYWPEQEAAIEITEESINNSVTDEHETTEFIVKGKTTLKEIKDNIDDFDAFLKNFNISENEDLNIALKDLAEKYNIYMGDIKTYIEEHIK; translated from the coding sequence ATGAAAAAAATGAGTTCTTTACAAAAATTACGGCTTTTTGTACAAATAGCTTTCGTCATTTTTGTCATTTATGTTAGTGTAGGACATTATTTAGTAGAAAATAATCCTGAATTAAACTTATTTGGGGTTGCAAGTCTTCATACTTTATGTCCTTATGGTGGTGTAGTAAATCTTTATACGTTTTTCTCGACAGGTGATTATGTAAGTAAATTACATCAATCAGTATTTATTATGTTATTTGCATTATTAGGATTATTATTATTTTCAGGAGCATCTTTTTGTGGATGGATATGTCCATTGGGTTCGGTTCAAGAATGGTTTGGGAAATTAGGTAAAACAATATTTAAAAAGAAATATAATAAAGTTCCTGTTAAACTCGATAAAATTTTAAGTTATTTAAAATATATCGTTTTAGCTATTATTATTATTCAAACTGCAAGAACAAGCAAATTAATATTTGAACCTTATGATCCATATTATAATCTTTTTAATATATGGACAGATGAAATTGCTATTACAGGTTATATCTCGGTTTTATTAACTCTTGGCTTATCATTATTTGTTGAAAGACCATTTTGTAGATATGCATGCCCTTTAGGAGCAATAAATGGACTTTTTAATTCATTTAGTATTTTCAATATAAAAAGAAAAAAAGAAACTTGTATAGATTGTGGATTGTGTGACAAGGCTTGCCCTGTTGGGATAGTTGTATCTAACAAAAATGCACTTAATAGTCCTCAATGTATAAGATGTATGAAATGTGTTGAAGCCTGTCCAGTGAATGACAGTGAAAAATTAACTTTACAAGTTAGACCGATATTATCTAAACCAGAAAAAAGCAAAAAGATACTTAACAAATGGACATATTCATTTATAGTATTATTTATATTTTTAGGTGTTATTTTATTTGCAAATGTAACGGGAAATTTTATTACTGAAAGAATAAAGACATATGAAGATATAAACGATATTAGAGGATCATCTACAATTCAGGAAATTATAGATCATTATCCGATATCTAAAGAAGAACTTTATAAATCTTTTGGTATTCCAAGAACAATAATAACAACTGCAAAATTAAAAGATTTATCTGAAATGATGGGATTGGATGAGGAATTAGAAATAGTTTCTCCAGAAAGTATCAGAACGTTTATGGGATACATAGATAAACCTATTTTAGAATTTGTTAATTACCTTGGAAAAGATATAAATGAAATAGAAGAGTTAAAATCAATAGATGGAATAGAAAATATGACAGTTAGAGATATTATAAAGAAAACTAAACCTGGGTTTATAGCATATTTAATTAGTGGATATTGGCCTGAACAAGAAGCAGCCATTGAAATAACGGAAGAATCAATAAACAATAGTGTTACTGATGAACATGAAACAACAGAATTCATAGTAAAAGGCAAAACAACATTAAAAGAAATAAAAGATAATATTGATGATTTTGATGCGTTTTTGAAGAATTTCAATATTTCAGAGAATGAAGATTTGAATATAGCATTGAAAGATTTAGCTGAAAAATACAATATATACATGGGAGATATAAAAACATATATTGAAGAGCATATAAAATAA